The genomic window TAATCTTGTGTTACAAGTAAATCATCTTTCTTTAGTAGACGCATGATACGGTAATCAGCTGCCTCGGCACCCGTATCTACATAGATTGTTTCAACTCCGAAGGGCTGTTCTTTAGTTGAAAAATGAGAAATACTGGTTACTAAGATAATAGGAATTTGTTTAGCTATTCCTTCTGAGATAATGATATCTTTTACAGGGCAAGCATCTGCATCAATATAAATAGCTTTTGGTTGGGTTGCATTCATTAGCGGTAATCCTTTCTGTTGTTAAATAGTCTATTTAAAAATAGTCTAGGTTTATTTTACAAGAAATAAACGAGACGTGCAAAAAATGATAAGAATGACAAGATAATAGAACAGATAGGTAAATTAAAAAAAGATATCCCCAACAAAACGCTTTTTGCTGGGGATAACTTTTGTAGTTGAAGGTAAATTATTCTTCTTTTTCACCAATAACTTCTGGTTCAGCAGCTTCTTCAGTTGTCTCTTCTTCAAGAGCAGCTGGTTGCGCTACGATTACAACTGTTTCGTCTTGCTCATCAAAAACAGTAACAGATTTGTCTACGATAATATCTGCAACAGTCATAGAATCACCGATGGTTAGTTTGCTAACATCAAGAACATATTCGGTAGGAATATTATCCGGAGTTGTTTCAATTTCTAATTCATTTAATGTTTGTGAGACCATACCTAATTTAACTTTCTCAGTTCCTTCAAGAACAATAGGAACAGTAACTGTTAATTTTTGTCCTTTTTCAATTGCTTGAAGTTCTACATCTAAAATTTGAATTTTTATAGCAGAGCTTTGGTAATGCTTGATGATAACTTGTTTAGGCTTTTCGCCTTCAACAACAACATCAAAAATACCGTTTTTCCCTAATTTTTTTAATACCTCAATAAAATCTTTTTCATTAAATAGGATTGAAGTAGCGTCTCCGCCCTTGTTGTATACAACAGCTGGAATATCATGTTCTTTTCTATACCTCTTAGCTGAAGCCGTTCCAACTTCTGATCTTAATTCTGCGTTTACTTTCATAAATCTTTCCCCTTTCGTATTAGCTTAGTATAGTTGCTTTACACAATTCGTCTGAATCTAAAAAAAGAAAAGATCGAAAACTAAGCATTGAAATTATCTTCACTAACCATTATACCAGAGATAGATAGAAGGTCCAAACGAAATGATTTTAATGATAGTGTCAACTTATTGTTGGAAAAAAATAATGATACCTGGTTAAAGTAGTTTACTCCGTTTATGCAATGCCTACCGCACTTCGTTTGCTTCATCTGATAAATAAGTAAAAGAAAATTTCTTTTACTTATTTATCAGATCCATTTGAAAACCTTTATTTTCCTCGTAAACCTTTTAATACAATACTTAATGGTGTTTTTTTACTTTGCGTCAATGCAGGAAGATTACCAGATACACTTTGGAATTGTTGGCCATATTTTCGATTGACTCGTTTATCTAATTTTTCAATCGTTGTTCGATGAGTACAATCTTTTCTTTCCTTTTCTAGACCCTCTTTTATATCGCCTCCATTAAGCGTATAAGCTCTTAGCTTGGCAATGTGTTCCGCGCCTGTTAGGCTCCAACCTAAGGGCCTAGAACTTAATCGTGCAGATAGAACATGGCTCACGTGACCTTCGGCACTGCATCCAAAATAATCTAGATTCTTTTGATTTTGAATAGCCGTCCAGTGTCTAAAAATATACCTTTTAGACTCTAATAAAGCAATCCTTTCAGAATCGTTTAACTCATCATCTAATCGTGTTTGATAAAATAAGTGAAGGAGATCTTTTTGACCTTTTACTATCCATCCGTAGAGGATGGAAAACCACTCTTGGTGACCCACGCAGGCTTTTTTAATGTACTTTATTAAATGGAAACTATCTAGGATAAATGTACTATTTGGAATGATTTTAGCTCCTGCTTTAATCCAGGGAGCGCCATCTCCAGAAAGATAAATGTGTTTTACTTTCTCTAAATCATACGCTTCATCAAGATAGTCTAACACTGAGAACCATCATTCTTCATTATTTGGGTAAAGCCCAGTAAAGTAACGTTTCCCTTCCAATTCTATTCGCTTAGCTGTACCAACCACTTGTTTGCGACCTTCATAAACATACACAAGTTTCATAAACCGATTTTTACCATCTTGATAGGCAACGTGGTCTTCATCTGCTTCAATATATAAAACATCCACTATTTTTTTCTGTGAAGGAATAGCGACCTCAGTAGGTTCTAATAGATGTTTATGAACGACGTTCATGACGGATGTGCGGCTACGAATAGAAATAGTTTTAAAACTATCGATTGTTTTTTGATAGGATAAATCTTTCACTCTTTCTAAAATCTCAGCTTCTAATCCTAAGTCCATACGACTATGAGGAGCTAAGTCTAAATGATCGTCTACTAGATAGGTAAACTGACCACTTTGTTTATTTTTATAGTACGTCCGTTTTAGGACGACGTCTCCCATAGTAGTAGAAAGTCGTTTCTCATCATTCTTCCGTTGAACATGCCAGGCTTCTTTTCTTCCTGGATAGTGTTTTAGAGAATCATCTAAGTTTTCAATGAAGTCTTCTACTAAAGCAATACCAATTTGATTCATCGATTCTTGGACGTCAGAAATAAGATTATGGAAAGCCAATTCTTTCTTTTGTGTTAAATCTAAATTTTTTACCATTGTTTCACTGATTTTTTCAACTGCATACTGTATAATGTCCATTAAGGAACAACTCCTGTTCTATGTTTTTAGTGGTAAAAACAGTTTAACACAGGAGTTGTTTCTTTTTTTTAGTTTCCAACAATTATTTTACACTAACGATTTTAATTTATTTATCCCAATTGATTGTTTTCAATAACCATAGCTATGCCTATACCGCCACCTACGCATAAAGAAGCAAGCCCAAAGCGGGCTTTATTTTTTAATAGCTCATGAATTAAGCTAACGACAATTCTAGACCCTGATGCGCCAATGGGGTG from Carnobacterium iners includes these protein-coding regions:
- a CDS encoding YaiI/YqxD family protein, which gives rise to MNATQPKAIYIDADACPVKDIIISEGIAKQIPIILVTSISHFSTKEQPFGVETIYVDTGAEAADYRIMRLLKKDDLLVTQDYGLASLALAKGAIVIHHSGYRYTSDNIDRLLQDRYLSAMVRKSGKRTKGPKPFTEENRSTFRQLLTDILSVN
- a CDS encoding 50S ribosomal protein L25 gives rise to the protein MKVNAELRSEVGTASAKRYRKEHDIPAVVYNKGGDATSILFNEKDFIEVLKKLGKNGIFDVVVEGEKPKQVIIKHYQSSAIKIQILDVELQAIEKGQKLTVTVPIVLEGTEKVKLGMVSQTLNELEIETTPDNIPTEYVLDVSKLTIGDSMTVADIIVDKSVTVFDEQDETVVIVAQPAALEEETTEEAAEPEVIGEKEE